One bacterium genomic window carries:
- a CDS encoding ATP-binding cassette domain-containing protein: protein MSAPAAAPAVKLAVRDLAVHYGRHCALAGASFEVRAGEIFGIVGPAGSGKTSFLRALNRMDAFIAPMRVSGEIRLDGRDLGEWRNLYALRRRIGVVFPLPVGLPLSVYDNVALAPRLAGVRNRSVLNEIVERCLTRAALWDEVKDRLGSLGSLLSGGQQQRLTIARALSQEPP from the coding sequence GTGAGCGCGCCCGCCGCCGCGCCCGCCGTCAAGCTCGCCGTGCGCGACCTGGCGGTTCATTACGGCCGCCACTGCGCCCTGGCCGGCGCCAGCTTCGAGGTGCGCGCCGGCGAGATCTTCGGCATCGTCGGCCCGGCCGGCAGCGGCAAGACCTCCTTCCTGCGCGCCCTGAACCGGATGGACGCCTTCATCGCGCCGATGCGTGTGAGCGGCGAGATCCGCCTCGACGGCCGCGACCTCGGCGAGTGGCGCAACCTCTACGCGCTGCGGCGGCGCATTGGCGTCGTCTTCCCGCTGCCTGTGGGCTTGCCGCTGTCGGTCTACGACAACGTCGCCCTCGCGCCGCGCCTGGCGGGCGTCCGGAACCGCAGCGTTCTGAATGAGATCGTCGAGCGCTGCCTCACGCGCGCCGCCCTCTGGGACGAAGTGAAGGACCGTCTCGGCTCGCTCGGCAGCCTGCTCTCGGGCGGCCAGCAGCAGCGCCTGACCATCGCCCGCGCGCTCAGCCAGGAGCCCCC